The Elaeis guineensis isolate ETL-2024a chromosome 3, EG11, whole genome shotgun sequence region GTTTCTCTACAAAATCTACTTCTTCATATTTTTCCTACATGTTCAACAGTTTTTTGTACTTGGATTGGTGTAACCATTATTTTTGGAAAGAAATTGCCAAAATTGGCAAATATTTTTACCACATTAATGCACCAATTTATTGAAGAATTTTGTAACGGTAAGTCATACCTCTGGGCCTTTGAGTTTTCTTAGCATCTCGAGCAATCTGCCGGTGAGATAGACAGCAAGCGAGCTTCGTTTTGCCTTGATGATCTTCCTCGCTTTTCGGATGAAGTAGAGCGGATCGGCCTTGTCGGCGTTCTTACACATTGGGATGGAGACATGGAGGAAGCCAAACTGGTTCCCCCACCGGGATTTGGCGTTAGTTTTCGTCATCTCTTCTACGGTCTGGTAGCTGGCGATGATTCGAGTGTTTAGCAACACCAAGGCCGTCACTTGGGCAGCACTCCTGCCTTGACCCTGACCCACGGCTTGCATGTACAATTGGGTCCCATAAAATATTACTCCACTGATCACATCATTCACGGTCTACTAAAAGTTCTATGTTAGAGCTAACAGATGCAGAAAAGAACATTTAATCGGAATATTAATAATAACAAAGTGCAAGTTGTCTTTGCACATTtaactttcttaaaattttaattttttatgaatacaaaattg contains the following coding sequences:
- the LOC140856147 gene encoding wax ester synthase/diacylglycerol acyltransferase 9-like, whose amino-acid sequence is MQAVGQGQGRSAAQVTALVLLNTRIIASYQTVEEMTKTNAKSRWGNQFGFLHVSIPMCKNADKADPLYFIRKARKIIKAKRSSLAVYLTGRLLEMLRKLKGPEAAALYIHTTLRKTTMTISNLTGPIEQMIIAGHPVRSFHFMVVGVPQSLTISVISYAGKLKVAMGGERGFIDSELLILNLKKSFERIFEAAMGKRT